The sequence AGAGATGATGCAGTCTTCCATGTAAATCCAGACAAATAGCAACAAGGAAGTGGTCATGTGCCTTCCCTCTCCTGTTCCCAGGGCTGGTATATAAGGGTCTCCTCCAGCAGAAGGTGACATTCGACCTCCCTCACCTCCTGAGTCTCGCTCCTCACCTCTCCTGAGTCCTCTCTACTGACACCATGGGCTGCTGTGGTTGTGGAAGTTGTGGTGGTTGCGGCGGGGGCTGCAGCGGGGGCTGCGGCGGGGGCTGCGGGAGCTGCACCAGCTGCAGATGCTACCGGGTGGGCTGCTGCACCAGCTGCTGCCCCTGTTGCTACGGCTGCTGCGGGGGCTGCTGCAGCGTCCCCGTGGTCTGCTGCCACCGCCGCACCTGCAGCTGCAACTCGTGTGGCTGCGGCGGTGGGAAGGGCTGTTGCCAGCAGAAGAGCTGCTGCCAGCAGAAGTGCTGCTGCCACAAGCAGTGCTGCCACTAGGCTGCCAGTTTGACTTCTGGGAAGATGCTGCAGGGAGCCATGTTCTAGGTAagactcctccctcccttctgtcTGCTCCTCTTTGACTTGTAAGTCACAAGCATGGCTGGATCCTTATCATCAGTTCATGGAAATCTCACATTTCTGGAGTTTCTGTTTTCCTGCCTACATTTAATAAACACCAACCAAAATAGTAAATGTGTAGTCTTCTCTGTTtttaggggggtggggggggatgtgcattcagttgctcggtcatgtctgactccttctgatcccatgggctgtagcctgacatgctcctctgtccatgggatttgtcaggcaaaaatactggagtgagttgccatatcctactccaggggatcttcccgactcagggatcaaacctgggcctccggCTTTGGCAaacggattttttaccactgtgccacctgagaagcccccttcTCTGTCAATTACTGTTCAAACCAtgttctcaataaaactgagtcAAGATGGTTGATGTTCCACATTCTCAAAATGCCTCtaactttctgtttgtttgtgtCCTGTTTTCATCATTGCATTGGCATCCCTGTATACACAAAGCAACTGTTGTCTTAACAAATTGCATTAGTGTTagttgtggcttccctggtggc is a genomic window of Muntiacus reevesi chromosome 3, mMunRee1.1, whole genome shotgun sequence containing:
- the LOC136164109 gene encoding small cysteine and glycine repeat-containing protein 9-like; translated protein: MGCCGCGSCGGCGGGCSGGCGGGCGSCTSCRCYRVGCCTSCCPCCYGCCGGCCSVPVVCCHRRTCSCNSCGCGGGKGCCQQKSCCQQKCCCHKQCCH